The region GCCCCCGTCGAGCAGACCCGCGACCTCAGCGCTGTCGGAGACGTGCACCCAGCGCACCCGCGCATCGAGCGCCCGGCCTCCGACGAGCACCTGCGGGTCGCCGCGCATGAGCGTCGCGGCGTCGAGGACATCCCGCACGCGAGGAAGCGCGATGTCGTCCGGACGATCTGTCCGGGTGCGGTCATCTTCCGGACGGTCTGCACTCATGCATCCATTCTGCCCGCTGGAATCATGGGAATCGAGCCAGAAGACCCGTCCGGTCAGTCTGTGCGAATGAACCCCGCATCTCATCGAGGAGAACCTTCGTGACCACGATCCGCCACTACATCGACGGCGCCGAGACCGGCACCACTGACCGCACCCTGCCGGTCTACGACCCCGCGACCGGAGGGGCGCACCGCCAGGTCGCCGCCGCCAGCGCGCAGGAGGTCGAGCAGGCGATCGCCTCGGCCAAGGCGGCCCAGAAGGCGTGGCGCGCCTCGAGCCTCATCAAGCGCGCCGACGTGTTCTTCCGTCTGCGCCAGATCCTCGCCGAGCGCACCGACGAGCTCGCCGCCATCGTCACCAGCGAGCACGGCAAGGTGCTCTCCGACGCCGCAGGCGAGGTCTCGCGCGGCATCGAGAACGTCGAATTCGCCGCGGGCCTCCTGCACCATCTCAAGGGCGAGCGCGCCGAGCAGGTCTCGCGCGGCGTCGACGTGCACTCGGTCAAGCAGCCGGTCGGCGTCGTCGCCTGCATCACGCCGTTCAACTTCCCCGTGATGGTGCCGTTGTGGATGGTCGCCTCAGCCATCGCATGCGGCAACACCGTGGTGCTCAAGCCGAGCGAGAAGGACCCGTCCGCCGCCATCTGGCTCGCCAAGGCCTTCCAGGAGGCCGGTCTTCCCGACGGCGTGCTCAACGTCGTCAACGGTGACAAGACCGCCGTCGACACGCTGCTCGACTCGACCGACGTCGGCGCCATCAGCTTCGTCGGCTCCACCCCCATCGCGAAGTCGATCTACGAGCGCGCCTCGGCCAACGGCAAGCGCGTGCAGGCGCTGGGCGGCGCCAAGAATCACATGGTCGTCATGCCCGACGCCGATCTCGACGGCGCCGCCGCCGCCGCCATCTCGGCCGCCTACGGCTCTGCCGGCGAGCGCTGCATGGCCGTGTCGGTGCTGGTCGCCGTGGGCGACATCGCCGATGACCTGGTCGACGGCATCCGCACCCGCATCGCCGACCTGCGCATCGGCGCCGGCACCGACTCCGCCTCCGAGATGGGTCCGCTGATCACCCGCGAGCACCGCGACAAGGTCGAGTCCTACGTGAAGGGCGCCGCAGCAGAAGGCGCCACTGTGATCGTCGACGGCACGCAGAAGCGATTCGAAGGAGACGGCTTCTTCACCGGCGTCTCGCTGCTCGACAACGTGCGACCGGGCATGCAGGTCTACGAGGACGAGATCTTCGGGCCGGTGCTCTCGGTCGTGCGCGTCGAGACCTACGCCGAGGCCGTCGAGCTGATCAACGCCAACGCGTTCGGCAACGGCACCGCGATCTTCACCCGCGACGGCGGCACCGCCCGCCAGTTCGAGTTCGACATCGAGGTCGGCATGGTCGGCGTCAACGTGCCGATCCCCGTGCCCGTCGGCGCCTTCTCGTTCGGCGGCTGGAAGAACTCGCTGTTCGGCGACTCGCACATCTACGGCCCCGAGTCGATCAACTTCTACACGCGCTCGAAGGTCGTCACCACCCGCTGGCCCGACCACACGCCCGCGCAGGTCGACCTCGGCTTCCCCAGCAACCACTGAGTTCAGAGGAATCAGCATCATGAGCAGCTACACCGACCGGCACGGCGCGACGCACGCCCTGCCCGCCCCCGAGGCCGAGGCTCAGGTGCGCGCCGACGACCGCGCGCACGTGTTCCACTCGTGGAGCGCGCAGGCGCTCATCGACCCCGTCCCCGTGGCATCCGGTGCCGGATCGACGTTCTGGGACTACGCAGGCAACGAGTACCTCGACTTCTCGAGCCAGCTGGTGAACCTGAACCTGGGTCACCAGCATCCCGACATCGTCTCCGCCATCCAGCGACAGGCGGGACGCCTGGCCACCATCCAGCCGTCGGTCGCGAACGACGTGCGCGGCGAGCTCGCCCGCCTGATCGCCGAGGTCGCCCCCGATGGTCTCGAGAAGGTCTTCTTCACGAACGGCGGCGCCGAGGCCAACGAGTACGCGGTGCGACTGGCGCGCCAGTCGACCGGGCGCCGCAAGGTGCTCTCGATGTACCGCAGCTACCACGGCTCGACCTCGACGGCGATCTCGCTCACCGGCGACCCGCGTCGCTGGGCGAACGACGTCAGCGACACGGGCGCCGTGCGGTTCTTCGGACCGTACCTGTACCGCTCGCCGTTCCACTCCGAGACCCCAGAGCAGGAGACCGCGCGGGCGCTCGCGCACCTCGAGCAGACGATCCTGCTCGAGGGCCCCTCGACCATCGCCGCGATCATCATCGAGTCGGTCGTCGGCACGAACGGCGTGCTCGTGCCTCCGCCCGGATACCTGCAGGGCGTGCGAGAGCTGTGCGACCGGCACGGCATCGTGTACATCGCCGATGAGGTCATGGTCGGCTTCGGCCGCATGGGCGAGTGGTTCGGGTTCCAGGCACACGGCGGACAGCCCGACCTCATCACCTTCGCCAAGGGCGTCAACTCGGGATACGTCCCCCTCGGCGGCGTCGTGATCTCCGACCGCATCGCCGCGCACTTCGACACCACCCCGTTCGCGGGCGGGCTCACCTACTCGGGGCACCCGCTGGCGTGCGCCGCCGGTGTCGCGACCTTCGAGGTGTTCGCCCGAGACGGCATCCTCGAGCGGGTGCGCGACCTCGGCGAGCGCATCGTCGAGCCGACGCTGCGCTCGTGGGAGTCGACCCACCCCAGCGTCGGCGAGGTGCGCGGACGCGGGCTGTTCTGGGCCGTCGAGCTCGTGCGCGACCGCGAGACCCGCGAGCCGCTCGTGCCGTTCAACGCCTCGGGCGCGGATGCCGCACCGATGGGAGCCTTCGCCGCTGCCGCCAAGAAGGCAGGCGTCTGGCCGTTCGTGCACTTCAACCGCACGCACATCGCCCCGCCGCTCGTCATCACCGAGGACGAGCTGGTGCGCGGCCTCGCCGCGATCGACGACGCGCTCACGGTGGCCGACGGCTACACGGCCTGACGTCGCATCGCAGACGCCGGTGAGCACCTGCTCACCGGCGTCTTGCGTGCGCGACGGGGCGCTGCGAGGTCAGAGCGTGTCGCGCACGGCGCGGTCGACACGCCAGGCACCCCCGCGCTTCTCCAGCGTGACGGTCGAGAGCGAGAGGTGCGGGGGCCCGGCGTCCAGGTGCGAGAGGTCGGCTTCCAGGGCATCCAGCAGCAGCAGCTTCGTGATGCCGCTGGTCACGACGAGAACCTCCTCACCCGACTGGGCGGCGGCGGCCAGGGCAGCACGCGAGCGCTGCACCACGGCATCCGGATGCTCTGCCGAGGGGTCGCGCTCGGCCAGCTCCTCGAGAGCCGGCCGCAGCTCGCCATGCGCGACGATCAGCCGGCCGAAGCGACGGGTCCTCGCACCCTCGAGCGCACCGAAGCACATCTCCCGCCAGCGCGAATCCTCGCGGGCGACAACACCCGCTCCCGCGCCGGCGAGCAGATGGCGAGCGGTCTCGCGATGCCGGATGCCGTCCGCCGACCACGCCGCATCGAACCCGATGCCCGCCGCCGCGAGCATCCGTCCTCGCGCGAGCGCGAGCGCGATGCCGCGCGAGGTGAGCGGCGCATCGGCCCAGCCCTGCATCCGGCCGGCGGCGTTCAGCAGGCTCTCGCCATGCCGCACCAGCCACACTCGACTCACCGCGCGGGTCTCACGAGACGGGTACCGGCACCGAGTCGATGAGCAGCCGGGTGTACTCGTGCTGCGGATCCGCGAGAAGGCGGTCGGTCGCCCCGCGCTCGACGATCTCGCCGCGGCGCATCACGATGGTCTGCTCGCACACCCGCCGCACGACCGCGAGGTCGTGGCTGATGAACAGCAGCGTGAGTCCCTGCTTGCGGCGGATGTCGGCGACGAGGTCGAGCACCTGCGCCTGCACCGACACGTCGAGCGCACTGGTCGCCTCGTCCATGACGAGCAGATCCGGTTCGATCGCGAGCGCACGGGCGATGGCGACGCGCTGCCGCTGGCCGCCCGAGAGCGTCTTCGGCCTGGCCCCGGCATGCTCAGGTCCGAGGCCCACCGAGGTCAGCAGCTCGAGCGCCCGCTCGCGGGCCCGCGCGCGGGTGACCCCGGTGTGCAGGATCAGCGCGTCTTCGACCGCGCGACCGGCGGGGATGCGCGGGTCGAGCGACAGGTACGGATCCTGGAAGACCATCTGCACGCGCTTCGCCCGCGCCAGGCGCTCGGTGCGGGTGCGCGGCCGGTCGATGGCCGAGTGCCCGCCGATGCGGATCTCGCCCGAGTCGACGCCCTCCAGGCCCACGATCATGCGGGCGAGCGTCGACTTGCCAGAGCCCGATTCCCCCACCACGGCGAGCGCTCCGCCTGCCGGTATGACCAGCTCGGCGTCGATCACGGCCCTCACCTCGTGACCCCCGCGCACGCCGTACGTCTTCGAGACACCGGCGACCTGCACCATGGCATCCGTCGGCGCGTCGGCGGCGACCGCCTTCGCCCCGCCCGCGATGCGCGGAGTGGCGGCGACCAGGCGCCGCGTGTAGTCGGCGGCAGGGTCGACGAGCACGTCGTGCGCCGGCCCCTGCTCGACGATCTCGCCGTCCTTCATGACGACGAGACGGTCGCAGAGGGAGCCGGCGAGGTTGAGGTCGTGGGTGATGAACAGCATGCCCATGCCTCGCTCAGCGCACAGCTCGCGCAGCACCTGCACGATCTCGGCCTGCGTGGTGACGTCGAGCGCGGTGGTCGGCTCGTCGCAGACGAGAAGGCGCGGCCCTGTGGCCAGCGCGCCCGCGATCATCACGCGCTGCAGCATGCCGCCCGACAGCTCGTGCGGATGCTGGTCGAGGTGCTCCGCCGGAGCCGGCAGGCGGACGGCGGCGAGCAGCTCCTCTGCGCGGGCGCGCGCGGCGTCCCCCCGCCAGGGCTGCTCACCCGCGGCGGGCGCCAGACGCAGCGCCTCGGTGACGTGGTCGCCGACCGTGCGCATGGGGTTGATCCCGGCACGCGGGTCCTGGAACACCATGGCCGCGGCTTTCCGGCGGATGTCCTGCAGCGATGCCGCGTCGTCGAGCGGCGACCGCCCCTCGACGCTGACGGTGCCCCCGACCACGGCGTGATCGGGCAGCAGCCCGAGAACGCTGCGCGCGGTGAGGGACTTGCCCGAGCCGGACTCTCCGACGAGACCCACGGTCTCTCCTGCGGCCACGTGAAGACTGATGCCGTGCAGCAGACGCCTGCCGTCAGGCAGGTCGAGTGTCAGATCCTGGATCTCGAGGAGGGTCGCCGGGGTCGATTCCGACGTGAGTGCGGTGGTCATGCGGGGATCTCCCCTCCGATGCGGTCCGACAGCTCTTCGCCGATGATGTTCACCGCGACCACGACGATCACGACGACGACAGCGGGAACGATCGCGGGCAGGAACTGCGCGGCGGCGACACCGGCCTGGGCCTCGTTGATCATGCCGCCCCAGTCGGCGGTCGGCGGCTGCACGCCGAGGCCGAGGAACGACAGCCCGGCGAGCTCGGCGAGGACGTAGCCGAAGTTGAGGGCCGACTGCGCGCCGACTATGGGGACGACGTTGGGCAGCACCCGGCGAAGCGCGATCCACGGGCCGCTGAAGCCCTGCACCCGATATGCGGCGACATAGGGCCGGCTGCGCTCCGCAGCGATCAGGCTGCGTGTGAGGCGGGCGACGAACGGCGCGTAGGCGATGCTCATCGCGATGATCGGGGCGACCAGGCCCTTGCCGAACAGCGCGACGGCCATGATCGCGATCAGCAGCGAGGGGAACGCGAACAGCACGTCGAACACGCGCCCGAGCACGGCGTCGATCCAGCCGCCGCGCCATCCGGCCAGCAGGCCGAGCAGGATGCCGATGGCGGTCGAGAACACGACGACCAGCAGGGGCCCGACAAGTGCGGTGCGGCCACCGTGGATGATGCGGCTGAGGATGTCGCGCCCCAGTGCATCCGTTCCCAGCCAGTGAGCGGCAGACGGCTGCGCGTGGAACGCCGAGAAGTCGACCGCATCGGGGTCGTAGGGTGCGATCCACGGTGCGAGGATCGCCGCGAGGGTCACGATGATCAGCACCGCGGCGCTGATGGTGAATGTGATGTGCGGTCGTGCGGTGCGCGGCGCGCGCAGCAGCTTCACCGCCATGGTGGGGGTCGCGGTCATCGGGCACCTGCTCCGGCTGCGGATCGGGGGTCGATCCAGGGTTCGAGGATGTCGACGATCGCGTTCATGACCACGAATGCGGTGACCACGATGAGCACGATCGCCTGGACGACGGGGAAGTCGAGTCGGTCGACCGACTGCACGAGCAGCGAGCCGACGCCGGCGATGCCGAACGCGGCCTCGACGATGGTGCTCGCGACGATGAGTCCGGCGACGAGCACGCCGGAGACGGTGAGGATCGGGCCGAGGGAGTTGCGCAGCACGTGGCGGCGCAGCACCGTCCAGCGCGAGAGCCCGCGGCTGGTGGCGACCTCGACGTGCTCGCGGGTGAGCTGCTCGACCATGGCCGAGCGGGTGACCTTGCCGACCAGCACGATGAACACGAGGCCGAGGGCGATCGACGGCAGGATCAGGTGGTGCACCCGGTCGAGGAGGTCCTCTCCCGAGCCGAAGGTGGGGAACCAGCCGAGCTGCACCGAGAAGACGGCGATGAGCACGATCGACCCCACGAACGACGGGATCGCGCCGAGCACGGTCAGCCCGATCAGGATGACGCGGTCGAGGGTGCGCCCCCGGTTCAGCGCCGCGACGGCGCCCAGCACGAGACCGACGACCGCGATCAGCAGCCCCGCCATCACGACGAGCGTCAGGGTCACGGGAAGGCGCTCGCCCAGCACGACCGAGACGTCCTGCCGGTACTGCAGCGAGCGGCCGAAGTCGCCCTGCAGCACGCCGCCGGCCCACTTCAGGTACTGCTGCCAGGGCGGCAGATCGAGTCCGTACTGCGCGGTCACCTGCGCGATCGCCTCTTCGCTGGGCTTGCGCCCGCGCAGCAGGAATCGCACGGGATCGCCGGGAACGACGAAGCGCGAGAAGAAGACGAGCAGCGAGGCCAGGAAGAGCGTGAGGAGGAGTCCTCCGAGCTTCCCGGCGACGCGTCGGGTGGTCGTCATATCCGGCGTCCTCCTTCGGGGTCGAGGGGGTTCAGATGCCGCAGCCGGGCCGGCTGCGGCATCCGAGTCGGTGTCAGGTGCTCCGATCAGCGGGAGCCGATCGAGCGGATGCCGATCAGCGAGCGCCGATCGTGGCCGCCCACGGGTAGTAGAGGAAAGCCATCGAGGGGTCGAGGCCCGTGATGCGCTCGCCGAGGAACATCGGCACGGGGCCTTCGAACAGCGGCAGCCACGGCAGCTCGGCGTTGGCGATCTGCTGCGCCTTCGCGGTCAGCTCGCTGCGCTCGGCGGGGTCGTCGGTGGCGATGGCCTGGTTGACGACCTCGTCGAATTCGGGGTTCGACCAGTTGCCGTAGTTGCTGAACTCCCCGGTGCGCAGCACCGAGTACATCTCCAGGGCGTCCGGGCTCGAGAGATACCAGCTCGTGTAGAACAGGTCGACGCCTTCGCGCGCGCTCGGGTCGGAGAACAGCGCGGTATAGGCGGCGGGGCTGACCGACTCGATCTTCAGCGTCAACCCGATCGACTGGGCGGCGGCTGCGGTGGCCTGCGAGATGACGGCGAAGTCGTTTCCGATCGGCGCGGTGACATACGTGAGCTCCTCGCCCTCGACGCCGGCCTCGGCGATGAGCTTCTTGGCCTCTTCGAGGTTCTGCTCGTACGAGCTGATGTCGTCGAACGCGGCGGTGCGCGCGCCCTCGGAGGCATCGCCCCACACCGTCTCGGTGGTGAAGACGTCGGTGACCTCGCCGACGCCGCGGGCCGATGCCTGGATCATGCCCTCACGGTCCATCGCGAGCAGCAGCGCCTTGCGCACGCGCACGTCTCCGAGCGGACCCTCGAGGTCGCTGATCACGAGGTCGCCGACGGCGGTGCTCGGCGCGAACAGCGCATCGCCCTTCCCCGAGGCGCGCAGCTGCGGCACTGCCTCGATCGGGATCATCCACGAGCCATCGACGTCGCCCGACTTGAGCGCGTTGACGCGCGCGGTCGAATCGCCCATGAAGACGAATCTCACCTCGCCCGAGCGGGCGCGGAGATCCTCGTCCCAGTAGTCGTCGTTGCGGGTGAGGGTGATCGACTCGCCTGACTTCCACTCGGTCAGCGAGAACGGACCGGTGCAGTTGACCAATCCGGTCGAGTTGCCGTAGTCCTGTCCCTTCTCGGCGAGCGTGGCCGCCGATTCGACCACGCCCGCCGAGCCGCCCATCGAGAGGTTGAACTGCGAGTCGGGCGTCTTCATCGTCACGGTGACCTCGCGGTCGCCCGTCTTCTCGATGCCGGCGACGTTCTGGTACACCGAATACCACGAGGATCCGACGGCGGGATCGAGGTGGCGGCTGAGCGACGCGACGACGTCGTCGGCGGTGAGCGCGGCTCCGTCGTGGAAGCGCACTCCGTCGCGGATCGTGTACACCCAGGTGGTGGGCGTGGGGTGGTCGAACTTCTCGGCGAGCGCGGGGCTGAGCGTGAAGTCGGGGTTCAGGCGCAGCAGCGACTCGCAGACGTTCGCGAGCACCTGGTTGTCGCTGTAGTCGAAGGCGTACGCGTAGTCGAGCGAGTAGGGCTCGGAGTAGCTGGCGAAGGTGAAGCTGTCGATGTCGCCGCTGGGCGCGGCGGTCTCGGTCGTCAGCTTCCAGTCGAGCGATGTGTCGCCGTCGGCGTCATCGGTGCTGTTCGCAGCGGGCCCGCAGCCGGTCAGCAGACCGGCTGCGAGAAGAACGGCGGCGCCGAGGGCGACCGGCCGGGCGTTTCGGGTCGGGTTCATCAGGACTCCCTGGACGGGTCGGGTGAGGAGGTGGCGGATGCTGTGGTTCTGCGGTCATGGAGCCTGCGGCCGGTGATCCAGGTCTGCTCGACCTGGGCGCGGTGCAGCTCGTGGGCGGGCAGGGCGAACGGGTCGGGGGAGATCACGACCAGGTCGGCGAGGTATCCCTCGCGGATGCTGCCGGTGTCGTGATCGCGGTGGTTCACCCAGGCGCTACCCGATGTGTATGCGGCGAGTGCGGTAACCAGGTCGAGGCGCTGGTGCGCACCGCCGAGAGGATCCCGCTCAGAGCCCGGGTAGGCGCGGTTCACGGCGATGTGGATCGCGTCGAGCGGTGCCGCGCTCGACACGGGCCAGTCGCTTCCCGCCGCGAAGCGGGCGCCGGCGCGTGCGAGGTCGCCGAAGGGGTACTGACGGTCGACGAGCCCGTCCTGCAGGAACGGCAGGGTGAGTTCGTCGAGCTGGTCTTCGTGCGTGGCCCACAGCGCCTGCAGATTGGCGACGGCGTCGAGCTCGGCGAACCGGGGCACGTCCTCCTCGGCGATGATCTGCAGGTGAGCGAGGTGGTGCCGGCCGTCGGTGGGGCCGTTGGCCGCCCGAGCGGCTTCGAGCGCGTCGAGGCCCTCGCGCACGGCACGGTCGCCGAGCGCGTGCATGTGCACCTGCTGACCGGCGGCGTCGAGGGCCGTGACGTACTCGCGCAGCCGCTCGGGGTCGATGAAGCTCAGCCCATGGTTGCCGGTGTCATGACCGTGGTGGTCGCGGTACGGCGTGAGCATCGCCGCGGTCTGGTTCTCGGCGACGCCGTCGACCATGATCTTCGTCGTGCCGACGCTGAGGCGGCCGGCGGGCTCGAGTGCGGCGATGCGCTCTCGTTCGGCGACCATGTGCTCGACCTGCTCGATGCCGCCGTCTCGCACCCACCACTGGGCGCCGGTCACGTGCACCTGCAGCGCGCCCTCGACGAGCGCGCGCTCGTAGATCGGAAGCGGGTCGCTGAGCGCGGCGTTGCCGTGGCCCACCATGGCGTCCTGCCAGCCGGTGATGCCGAGCGCGATGAGCTCGTCCTGCGCGCGCAGCAGGCCGCGGTACGACAGCTCGGCGTCAGTTCCAGGGCGCACGGCGGCGAACAGCTCGCCCGCGCCTTCGTGAAAGGTACCCGCAGGGAATCCGTCCGGCTCGCGCTCGATCCGCCCGTCTGCGGGGTCGGCCGTCGCCGCGGTCAGGCCTGCGCGGCGGATGGCCTCGCTCGACGCCCAGGCGCTGTGGTGGTCGCGGCTCAGCAGCAGCACGGGCCTGCCGGGTGCCGCGTCGTCGAGCAGCGTGCGCACGGGGGCGCCGCCCGGGAAGTGGTCCATCGACCACCCGCCACCGAGGATCCACTCCTCGTCGGGATTGGCCTCGGCGTAGGCGCGCACGCGCTCTACCGCGTCAGCGGCCGATCCGGCCTCGCTGAGGTTGCACTGCAGCAGCTCGACGCCGCCGCCGACGGCGTGGATGTGCGCGTCCTGGAATCCGGGGCTCAAGAGCGCTCCGTCGAGGTCGATGCGCTCGGCACGGTCGCCCGCGATCTCGAAGGCCTCCGCCTCGGGAACGACGGCGGCGATGCGCCCGTCGCGGATCACGACCGCATGGCCGTGCAGGGGCTCGCCGGCGCCGGTGAAGACCGAGCCGCCGTGGAAGACGATGTCCGTCATTCCGTTCCTTCCTCGTCGAAGTGTGGGGTCGGCTCACGCTAAAGGCTGCGCAACGCCGATGTCAACACTGTTGACAACATTGTTTCCATCCGCCACGATCGCATGGCACGATGAGATGACACCGCACGACGATCGAAGAGGACACACCGCCATGTCGAACGCCTCAGCCTCCGACCGCACGGCGCGAGCGCGCCTCGACGCCGACGTCATCCTCGAGGCGGGTCTCGACCTGGCATCCACCGGCGTGCCATCGATCTCGGTCCGCGAGCTCGGCACCCGCCTCGGCTCGGATCCGACCGCGATCTACCGCCACTTCCGCAGCAAGGAAGCCCTGATGGCAGCACTGCTCGACGAGCTCAACGCCCGGGCCGTCGCCTCCGTCGACGTGCCGGCCGACGACTGGCAGGGCCGCCTGCGCGCGCTCGCCGAGTCGACCCTCGACTGGTACACCAGGCATCCGGCGATCGCCGTCGAGGCGACCTCACTCACCACCCACGGCGCCGGCGAGCTCACCGCCGTCGAACTCATGCTCGACGCCTTCCACCGCGCGGGCCTGCGCGACGCAGAGCTCGTGCGCCACTACGCCCTGATGGCGACCCATGTGCTCTCGGTCACGGCCGGCATCGCCCGCAGCCACGCCGAGCGGCAGGGCACCGGCACAAGCACCGACACCAGCTCGTGGTTCGACGCGCCGCTGCTCGCCGACCCGCGGACCTTCCCGCTCATCGCGGCCAACAGCGCGGCGCTCACCGACCTGCAGGACCGCGATCTGTTCCTCATGGGGGTGGACCTCATCATCGAATCCGCCGCACGCACCGCGGCATCCTGACACCCGCGCACCCCTGGAGAGACATCAATGAAGATCGTCATCGTCGGCGCCGGCATCGGCGGCCTCGCGACCGCCCTCAGCCTCGAGGCCGCCGGCCTGCGCGACATCGAGATCCACGAGCGCAGCACCGAGATCCGCGGCCTCGGCGTGGGCCTCAACCTGCTGCCGCACGCGATCCGCGAGCTCACCGAGCTGGGCCTCGCCGAGCGCATCAGCACGCTCGGCGTCGCGCCCACGACCCTCAGCTACATGAACCGCCAGGGTCAGCTGATCTGGAGCGAGCCGCGCGGAGTCGAGGCCGGATACCGCTGGCCGCAGCTGTCTGTGCACCGCGGGCGGCTGCA is a window of Microbacterium esteraromaticum DNA encoding:
- a CDS encoding CoA-acylating methylmalonate-semialdehyde dehydrogenase, with protein sequence MTTIRHYIDGAETGTTDRTLPVYDPATGGAHRQVAAASAQEVEQAIASAKAAQKAWRASSLIKRADVFFRLRQILAERTDELAAIVTSEHGKVLSDAAGEVSRGIENVEFAAGLLHHLKGERAEQVSRGVDVHSVKQPVGVVACITPFNFPVMVPLWMVASAIACGNTVVLKPSEKDPSAAIWLAKAFQEAGLPDGVLNVVNGDKTAVDTLLDSTDVGAISFVGSTPIAKSIYERASANGKRVQALGGAKNHMVVMPDADLDGAAAAAISAAYGSAGERCMAVSVLVAVGDIADDLVDGIRTRIADLRIGAGTDSASEMGPLITREHRDKVESYVKGAAAEGATVIVDGTQKRFEGDGFFTGVSLLDNVRPGMQVYEDEIFGPVLSVVRVETYAEAVELINANAFGNGTAIFTRDGGTARQFEFDIEVGMVGVNVPIPVPVGAFSFGGWKNSLFGDSHIYGPESINFYTRSKVVTTRWPDHTPAQVDLGFPSNH
- a CDS encoding aspartate aminotransferase family protein, yielding MSSYTDRHGATHALPAPEAEAQVRADDRAHVFHSWSAQALIDPVPVASGAGSTFWDYAGNEYLDFSSQLVNLNLGHQHPDIVSAIQRQAGRLATIQPSVANDVRGELARLIAEVAPDGLEKVFFTNGGAEANEYAVRLARQSTGRRKVLSMYRSYHGSTSTAISLTGDPRRWANDVSDTGAVRFFGPYLYRSPFHSETPEQETARALAHLEQTILLEGPSTIAAIIIESVVGTNGVLVPPPGYLQGVRELCDRHGIVYIADEVMVGFGRMGEWFGFQAHGGQPDLITFAKGVNSGYVPLGGVVISDRIAAHFDTTPFAGGLTYSGHPLACAAGVATFEVFARDGILERVRDLGERIVEPTLRSWESTHPSVGEVRGRGLFWAVELVRDRETREPLVPFNASGADAAPMGAFAAAAKKAGVWPFVHFNRTHIAPPLVITEDELVRGLAAIDDALTVADGYTA
- a CDS encoding histidine phosphatase family protein, encoding MSRVWLVRHGESLLNAAGRMQGWADAPLTSRGIALALARGRMLAAAGIGFDAAWSADGIRHRETARHLLAGAGAGVVAREDSRWREMCFGALEGARTRRFGRLIVAHGELRPALEELAERDPSAEHPDAVVQRSRAALAAAAQSGEEVLVVTSGITKLLLLDALEADLSHLDAGPPHLSLSTVTLEKRGGAWRVDRAVRDTL
- a CDS encoding dipeptide ABC transporter ATP-binding protein, with protein sequence MTTALTSESTPATLLEIQDLTLDLPDGRRLLHGISLHVAAGETVGLVGESGSGKSLTARSVLGLLPDHAVVGGTVSVEGRSPLDDAASLQDIRRKAAAMVFQDPRAGINPMRTVGDHVTEALRLAPAAGEQPWRGDAARARAEELLAAVRLPAPAEHLDQHPHELSGGMLQRVMIAGALATGPRLLVCDEPTTALDVTTQAEIVQVLRELCAERGMGMLFITHDLNLAGSLCDRLVVMKDGEIVEQGPAHDVLVDPAADYTRRLVAATPRIAGGAKAVAADAPTDAMVQVAGVSKTYGVRGGHEVRAVIDAELVIPAGGALAVVGESGSGKSTLARMIVGLEGVDSGEIRIGGHSAIDRPRTRTERLARAKRVQMVFQDPYLSLDPRIPAGRAVEDALILHTGVTRARARERALELLTSVGLGPEHAGARPKTLSGGQRQRVAIARALAIEPDLLVMDEATSALDVSVQAQVLDLVADIRRKQGLTLLFISHDLAVVRRVCEQTIVMRRGEIVERGATDRLLADPQHEYTRLLIDSVPVPVS
- a CDS encoding ABC transporter permease, whose protein sequence is MTATPTMAVKLLRAPRTARPHITFTISAAVLIIVTLAAILAPWIAPYDPDAVDFSAFHAQPSAAHWLGTDALGRDILSRIIHGGRTALVGPLLVVVFSTAIGILLGLLAGWRGGWIDAVLGRVFDVLFAFPSLLIAIMAVALFGKGLVAPIIAMSIAYAPFVARLTRSLIAAERSRPYVAAYRVQGFSGPWIALRRVLPNVVPIVGAQSALNFGYVLAELAGLSFLGLGVQPPTADWGGMINEAQAGVAAAQFLPAIVPAVVVVIVVVAVNIIGEELSDRIGGEIPA
- a CDS encoding ABC transporter permease produces the protein MTTTRRVAGKLGGLLLTLFLASLLVFFSRFVVPGDPVRFLLRGRKPSEEAIAQVTAQYGLDLPPWQQYLKWAGGVLQGDFGRSLQYRQDVSVVLGERLPVTLTLVVMAGLLIAVVGLVLGAVAALNRGRTLDRVILIGLTVLGAIPSFVGSIVLIAVFSVQLGWFPTFGSGEDLLDRVHHLILPSIALGLVFIVLVGKVTRSAMVEQLTREHVEVATSRGLSRWTVLRRHVLRNSLGPILTVSGVLVAGLIVASTIVEAAFGIAGVGSLLVQSVDRLDFPVVQAIVLIVVTAFVVMNAIVDILEPWIDPRSAAGAGAR
- a CDS encoding ABC transporter substrate-binding protein, translated to MNPTRNARPVALGAAVLLAAGLLTGCGPAANSTDDADGDTSLDWKLTTETAAPSGDIDSFTFASYSEPYSLDYAYAFDYSDNQVLANVCESLLRLNPDFTLSPALAEKFDHPTPTTWVYTIRDGVRFHDGAALTADDVVASLSRHLDPAVGSSWYSVYQNVAGIEKTGDREVTVTMKTPDSQFNLSMGGSAGVVESAATLAEKGQDYGNSTGLVNCTGPFSLTEWKSGESITLTRNDDYWDEDLRARSGEVRFVFMGDSTARVNALKSGDVDGSWMIPIEAVPQLRASGKGDALFAPSTAVGDLVISDLEGPLGDVRVRKALLLAMDREGMIQASARGVGEVTDVFTTETVWGDASEGARTAAFDDISSYEQNLEEAKKLIAEAGVEGEELTYVTAPIGNDFAVISQATAAAAQSIGLTLKIESVSPAAYTALFSDPSAREGVDLFYTSWYLSSPDALEMYSVLRTGEFSNYGNWSNPEFDEVVNQAIATDDPAERSELTAKAQQIANAELPWLPLFEGPVPMFLGERITGLDPSMAFLYYPWAATIGAR
- a CDS encoding amidohydrolase; this encodes MTDIVFHGGSVFTGAGEPLHGHAVVIRDGRIAAVVPEAEAFEIAGDRAERIDLDGALLSPGFQDAHIHAVGGGVELLQCNLSEAGSAADAVERVRAYAEANPDEEWILGGGWSMDHFPGGAPVRTLLDDAAPGRPVLLLSRDHHSAWASSEAIRRAGLTAATADPADGRIEREPDGFPAGTFHEGAGELFAAVRPGTDAELSYRGLLRAQDELIALGITGWQDAMVGHGNAALSDPLPIYERALVEGALQVHVTGAQWWVRDGGIEQVEHMVAERERIAALEPAGRLSVGTTKIMVDGVAENQTAAMLTPYRDHHGHDTGNHGLSFIDPERLREYVTALDAAGQQVHMHALGDRAVREGLDALEAARAANGPTDGRHHLAHLQIIAEEDVPRFAELDAVANLQALWATHEDQLDELTLPFLQDGLVDRQYPFGDLARAGARFAAGSDWPVSSAAPLDAIHIAVNRAYPGSERDPLGGAHQRLDLVTALAAYTSGSAWVNHRDHDTGSIREGYLADLVVISPDPFALPAHELHRAQVEQTWITGRRLHDRRTTASATSSPDPSRES